The Medicago truncatula cultivar Jemalong A17 chromosome 4, MtrunA17r5.0-ANR, whole genome shotgun sequence genome includes a region encoding these proteins:
- the LOC112420816 gene encoding uncharacterized protein produces the protein MRMLAYSVAADAVDEYIKIGGTTTLECLRRFCKGIIRLYEQMYLRAPNQDDLQRILHVSEMRGFPGMIGSIDCMHWEWKNCPKAWEGQFTRGDKGTTTVILEAVASYDLWI, from the coding sequence ATGCGTATGTTAGCATATAGTGTCGCAGCAGATGCGGTCgatgaatacatcaaaataggaggTACTACAACATTGGAGTGCTTACGTAGATTCTGTAAAGGAATCATACGATTGTATGAGCAAATGTACCTGAGAGCACCAAACCAAGATGACCTTCAAAGAATACTACATGTTAGTGAAATGCGGGGGTTCCCAGGGATGATCGGGAGTATTGACTGTATGCACTGGGAGtggaaaaattgtcctaaagcaTGGGAAGGTCAATTCACCAGGGGGGATAAGGGAACCACCACAGTTATTCTTGAAGCAGTTGCATCTTATGATCTATGGATCTGA
- the LOC25492083 gene encoding glutathione S-transferase T2: MSKLINKWVGAYDGAKRMQGSGWSEDDVMAKAQELYACGKNVQFTLKEEWRALRDQPRYGSQMGGNVDSGSSGSKRSYEDSVGSSARSMGREAAKKKGKKKSKDETLEKVEKEWVQFKELKEQEIEQLKELTLVK, translated from the coding sequence ATGagcaaattaataaataaatgggttGGTGCTTATGATGGCGCTAAGCGTATGCAAGGAAGCGGTTGGTCGGAAGATGATGTTATGGCAAAAGCCCAGGAATTATATGCATGTGGGAAGAATGTGCAAtttactttaaaggaagaaTGGCGCGCTCTGCGAGATCAACCACGGTATGGTAGTCAAATGGGAGGAAATGTTGACTCGGGAAGTAGTGGATCTAAGAGATCTTACGAGGACTCTGTAGGATCTAGTGCTCGTTCAATGGGAAGGGAGGcagctaaaaaaaaaggtaaaaagaaaagcaaggaCGAGACCTTGGAGAAGGTGGAAAAGGAGTGGGTTCAATTCAAAGAATTAAAGGAGCAAgagattgaacaattgaaagagtTAACTTTGGTGAAATAA